One Syngnathus acus chromosome 13, fSynAcu1.2, whole genome shotgun sequence genomic window carries:
- the LOC119132111 gene encoding post-GPI attachment to proteins factor 2-like isoform X2, which translates to MSCLRHCYKVSMGRSAKLADECSEPALRLHQDHHTPACFSLPQQQSDATMISGSYGGEKPLVIRISFTTCALVIVCLPLLGLLSCVIISSVFHFEDSTYTHCQVPNYLPSISASISLSPECHIWRLCVGLHSAPRLLVAFTYFKFYKVRFASRLPESSLAYLSLAFSISENLGLLLLTYVSSNETYFVHKEGFILFILSSFIYMIITCRLWKAIKTYSLNPEDARSHHWKVSLLILNMSFCAFAGLFYIKHNLYCESGSYTLFALFEYLIVFSNMAFHLTAAWDFKSREVMVISCSEPKGF; encoded by the exons AGACCACCATACACCAGCATGTTTTTCTCTTCCG cagcagcaatcgGACGCCACGATGATTTCGGGCTCATACGGCGGCGAGAAGCCTCTGGTGATTCGCATCTCCTTCACCACGTGCGCCCTGGTCATCGTCTGCCTGCCGCTGCTGGGCCTGCTCAGTTGTGTTATCATCTCGTCCGTCTTTCACTTTGAGGACTCAACCTATACGCACTGCCAG GTTCCCAACTACCTGCCGTCCATCAGCGCCTCCATCAGCCTGAGCCCAGAGTGCCACATCTGGCGCCTGTGTGTGGGCCTACACTCGGCACCCCGCTTGCTGGTGGCCTTCACCTACTTCAAGTTCTACAAGGTGCGCTTTGCTTCCCGCCTGCCCGAGAGCTCGCTGGCCTACCTCAGCCTGGCTTTCTCCATCTCCGAGAACCTCGGCCTGCTGCTACTCACCTACGTGTCGTCCAACGAGACCTACT TTGTCCACAAGGAAGGCTTCATCCTCTTCATTCTCAGCTCCTTCATCTACATGATCATAACGTGTCGTCTGTGGAAGGCCATCAAGACGTATTCGTTGAATCCCGAG GATGCTCGATCCCATCACTGGAAAGTGAGTCTGCTAATCCTAAATATGAGCTTCTGTGCTTTTGCGGGATTGTTCTACATCAAACACAACTTGTACTGCGAGTCGGGCA GTTACACATTGTTTGCCCTGTTTGAGTATCTCATCGTCTTCTCCAACATGGCCTTCCACCTGACGGCGGCGTGGGACTTCAAGAGCCGCGAGGTGATGGTCATTTCCTGCTCTGAGCCCAAGGGCTTCTAA
- the LOC119132111 gene encoding post-GPI attachment to proteins factor 2-like isoform X1: MSCLRHCYKVSMGRSAKLADECSEPALRLHQDHHTPACFSLPQQQQSDATMISGSYGGEKPLVIRISFTTCALVIVCLPLLGLLSCVIISSVFHFEDSTYTHCQVPNYLPSISASISLSPECHIWRLCVGLHSAPRLLVAFTYFKFYKVRFASRLPESSLAYLSLAFSISENLGLLLLTYVSSNETYFVHKEGFILFILSSFIYMIITCRLWKAIKTYSLNPEDARSHHWKVSLLILNMSFCAFAGLFYIKHNLYCESGSYTLFALFEYLIVFSNMAFHLTAAWDFKSREVMVISCSEPKGF, encoded by the exons AGACCACCATACACCAGCATGTTTTTCTCTTCCG cagcagcagcaatcgGACGCCACGATGATTTCGGGCTCATACGGCGGCGAGAAGCCTCTGGTGATTCGCATCTCCTTCACCACGTGCGCCCTGGTCATCGTCTGCCTGCCGCTGCTGGGCCTGCTCAGTTGTGTTATCATCTCGTCCGTCTTTCACTTTGAGGACTCAACCTATACGCACTGCCAG GTTCCCAACTACCTGCCGTCCATCAGCGCCTCCATCAGCCTGAGCCCAGAGTGCCACATCTGGCGCCTGTGTGTGGGCCTACACTCGGCACCCCGCTTGCTGGTGGCCTTCACCTACTTCAAGTTCTACAAGGTGCGCTTTGCTTCCCGCCTGCCCGAGAGCTCGCTGGCCTACCTCAGCCTGGCTTTCTCCATCTCCGAGAACCTCGGCCTGCTGCTACTCACCTACGTGTCGTCCAACGAGACCTACT TTGTCCACAAGGAAGGCTTCATCCTCTTCATTCTCAGCTCCTTCATCTACATGATCATAACGTGTCGTCTGTGGAAGGCCATCAAGACGTATTCGTTGAATCCCGAG GATGCTCGATCCCATCACTGGAAAGTGAGTCTGCTAATCCTAAATATGAGCTTCTGTGCTTTTGCGGGATTGTTCTACATCAAACACAACTTGTACTGCGAGTCGGGCA GTTACACATTGTTTGCCCTGTTTGAGTATCTCATCGTCTTCTCCAACATGGCCTTCCACCTGACGGCGGCGTGGGACTTCAAGAGCCGCGAGGTGATGGTCATTTCCTGCTCTGAGCCCAAGGGCTTCTAA
- the LOC119132111 gene encoding post-GPI attachment to proteins factor 2-like isoform X3: MMKRERENHSRKQQQQSDATMISGSYGGEKPLVIRISFTTCALVIVCLPLLGLLSCVIISSVFHFEDSTYTHCQVPNYLPSISASISLSPECHIWRLCVGLHSAPRLLVAFTYFKFYKVRFASRLPESSLAYLSLAFSISENLGLLLLTYVSSNETYFVHKEGFILFILSSFIYMIITCRLWKAIKTYSLNPEDARSHHWKVSLLILNMSFCAFAGLFYIKHNLYCESGSYTLFALFEYLIVFSNMAFHLTAAWDFKSREVMVISCSEPKGF, from the exons cagcagcagcaatcgGACGCCACGATGATTTCGGGCTCATACGGCGGCGAGAAGCCTCTGGTGATTCGCATCTCCTTCACCACGTGCGCCCTGGTCATCGTCTGCCTGCCGCTGCTGGGCCTGCTCAGTTGTGTTATCATCTCGTCCGTCTTTCACTTTGAGGACTCAACCTATACGCACTGCCAG GTTCCCAACTACCTGCCGTCCATCAGCGCCTCCATCAGCCTGAGCCCAGAGTGCCACATCTGGCGCCTGTGTGTGGGCCTACACTCGGCACCCCGCTTGCTGGTGGCCTTCACCTACTTCAAGTTCTACAAGGTGCGCTTTGCTTCCCGCCTGCCCGAGAGCTCGCTGGCCTACCTCAGCCTGGCTTTCTCCATCTCCGAGAACCTCGGCCTGCTGCTACTCACCTACGTGTCGTCCAACGAGACCTACT TTGTCCACAAGGAAGGCTTCATCCTCTTCATTCTCAGCTCCTTCATCTACATGATCATAACGTGTCGTCTGTGGAAGGCCATCAAGACGTATTCGTTGAATCCCGAG GATGCTCGATCCCATCACTGGAAAGTGAGTCTGCTAATCCTAAATATGAGCTTCTGTGCTTTTGCGGGATTGTTCTACATCAAACACAACTTGTACTGCGAGTCGGGCA GTTACACATTGTTTGCCCTGTTTGAGTATCTCATCGTCTTCTCCAACATGGCCTTCCACCTGACGGCGGCGTGGGACTTCAAGAGCCGCGAGGTGATGGTCATTTCCTGCTCTGAGCCCAAGGGCTTCTAA
- the LOC119132111 gene encoding post-GPI attachment to proteins factor 2-like isoform X4 translates to MMKRERENHSRKQQQSDATMISGSYGGEKPLVIRISFTTCALVIVCLPLLGLLSCVIISSVFHFEDSTYTHCQVPNYLPSISASISLSPECHIWRLCVGLHSAPRLLVAFTYFKFYKVRFASRLPESSLAYLSLAFSISENLGLLLLTYVSSNETYFVHKEGFILFILSSFIYMIITCRLWKAIKTYSLNPEDARSHHWKVSLLILNMSFCAFAGLFYIKHNLYCESGSYTLFALFEYLIVFSNMAFHLTAAWDFKSREVMVISCSEPKGF, encoded by the exons cagcagcaatcgGACGCCACGATGATTTCGGGCTCATACGGCGGCGAGAAGCCTCTGGTGATTCGCATCTCCTTCACCACGTGCGCCCTGGTCATCGTCTGCCTGCCGCTGCTGGGCCTGCTCAGTTGTGTTATCATCTCGTCCGTCTTTCACTTTGAGGACTCAACCTATACGCACTGCCAG GTTCCCAACTACCTGCCGTCCATCAGCGCCTCCATCAGCCTGAGCCCAGAGTGCCACATCTGGCGCCTGTGTGTGGGCCTACACTCGGCACCCCGCTTGCTGGTGGCCTTCACCTACTTCAAGTTCTACAAGGTGCGCTTTGCTTCCCGCCTGCCCGAGAGCTCGCTGGCCTACCTCAGCCTGGCTTTCTCCATCTCCGAGAACCTCGGCCTGCTGCTACTCACCTACGTGTCGTCCAACGAGACCTACT TTGTCCACAAGGAAGGCTTCATCCTCTTCATTCTCAGCTCCTTCATCTACATGATCATAACGTGTCGTCTGTGGAAGGCCATCAAGACGTATTCGTTGAATCCCGAG GATGCTCGATCCCATCACTGGAAAGTGAGTCTGCTAATCCTAAATATGAGCTTCTGTGCTTTTGCGGGATTGTTCTACATCAAACACAACTTGTACTGCGAGTCGGGCA GTTACACATTGTTTGCCCTGTTTGAGTATCTCATCGTCTTCTCCAACATGGCCTTCCACCTGACGGCGGCGTGGGACTTCAAGAGCCGCGAGGTGATGGTCATTTCCTGCTCTGAGCCCAAGGGCTTCTAA
- the LOC119132111 gene encoding post-GPI attachment to proteins factor 2-like isoform X5, with product MISGSYGGEKPLVIRISFTTCALVIVCLPLLGLLSCVIISSVFHFEDSTYTHCQVPNYLPSISASISLSPECHIWRLCVGLHSAPRLLVAFTYFKFYKVRFASRLPESSLAYLSLAFSISENLGLLLLTYVSSNETYFVHKEGFILFILSSFIYMIITCRLWKAIKTYSLNPEDARSHHWKVSLLILNMSFCAFAGLFYIKHNLYCESGSYTLFALFEYLIVFSNMAFHLTAAWDFKSREVMVISCSEPKGF from the exons ATGATTTCGGGCTCATACGGCGGCGAGAAGCCTCTGGTGATTCGCATCTCCTTCACCACGTGCGCCCTGGTCATCGTCTGCCTGCCGCTGCTGGGCCTGCTCAGTTGTGTTATCATCTCGTCCGTCTTTCACTTTGAGGACTCAACCTATACGCACTGCCAG GTTCCCAACTACCTGCCGTCCATCAGCGCCTCCATCAGCCTGAGCCCAGAGTGCCACATCTGGCGCCTGTGTGTGGGCCTACACTCGGCACCCCGCTTGCTGGTGGCCTTCACCTACTTCAAGTTCTACAAGGTGCGCTTTGCTTCCCGCCTGCCCGAGAGCTCGCTGGCCTACCTCAGCCTGGCTTTCTCCATCTCCGAGAACCTCGGCCTGCTGCTACTCACCTACGTGTCGTCCAACGAGACCTACT TTGTCCACAAGGAAGGCTTCATCCTCTTCATTCTCAGCTCCTTCATCTACATGATCATAACGTGTCGTCTGTGGAAGGCCATCAAGACGTATTCGTTGAATCCCGAG GATGCTCGATCCCATCACTGGAAAGTGAGTCTGCTAATCCTAAATATGAGCTTCTGTGCTTTTGCGGGATTGTTCTACATCAAACACAACTTGTACTGCGAGTCGGGCA GTTACACATTGTTTGCCCTGTTTGAGTATCTCATCGTCTTCTCCAACATGGCCTTCCACCTGACGGCGGCGTGGGACTTCAAGAGCCGCGAGGTGATGGTCATTTCCTGCTCTGAGCCCAAGGGCTTCTAA